In Apodemus sylvaticus chromosome 8, mApoSyl1.1, whole genome shotgun sequence, one genomic interval encodes:
- the Dcaf11 gene encoding DDB1- and CUL4-associated factor 11 isoform X2: protein MGSRNSSSAGSGSLEPSEGLSRRGTGQRRSEEEEEEDEDVDLAQGSLHRGQVRLVQGGGAANLQLIQALSDSEEEHDSAWDGRLGDRYNPPVDVTPDTRELEYNEIKTQVELATGRLGLRRTAQEHSFPRMLHQRERGLCHRGSFSLGEQSRVMSHFLPNDLSFTDTYSQKAFCGIYSKDGQIFMSACQDQTIRLYDCRYGRFHKFKSIKARDVGWSVLDVAFTPDGNHFLYSSWSDYIHICNIYGEGDTHTALDLRPDERRFAVFSIAVSSDGREVLGGANDGCLYVFDREQNRRTLQIESHEDDVNAVAFADISSQILFSGGDDAICKVWDRRTMREDDPKPVGALAGHQDGITFIDSKGDARYLISNSKDQTIKLWDIRRFSSREGMEASRLAATQQNWDYRWQQVPKKAWKKLKLPGDSSLMTYRGHGVLHTLIRCRFSPAHSTGQQFIYSGCSTGKVVVYDLLSGHIVKKLTNHKACVRDVSWHPFEAKIVSSSWDGNLRLWQYRQAEYFQDDMTESAMNRICSSGPAPVPCPSVAFSSPQ, encoded by the exons ATGGGATCGCGGAACAGCAGCAGCGCAGGGTCCGGGTCCTTAGAACCCTCCGAGGGCTTGTCCCGAAGAGGGACTGGCCAGCGTCGtagtgaggaagaagaagaagaggatgaagatGTGGATCTGGCCCAG GGATCTCTCCACAGAGGCCAGGTGAGGCTGGTGCAAGGAGGAGGTGCCGCAAATTTACAACTCATCCAGGCCCTCTCGGACTCAGAGGAAGAGCATGACAGTGCCTGGGACGGTCGCCTTGGAGATCGCTACAACCCACCTG TGGATGTAACCCCTGACACCCGGGAGCTGGAATACAATGAGATCAAGACACAGGTGGAATTGGCCACGGGGCGGCTGGGACTTAGGAGGACTGCCCAGGAGCACAGCTTTCCTCGAATGTTACACCAG AGAGAACGGGGCCTCTGCCACCGGGGAAGCTTCTCCCTTGGAGAACAGTCTCGAGTGATGTCTCA cTTCTTGCCCAATGATCTAAGCTTCACTGATACCTACTCTCAGAAGGCTTTCTGCGGCATCTACAGCAAAGATGGCCAGATCTTCATGTCTGCTTGCCAAG ATCAGACAATCCGACTGTATGACTGTCGGTATGGCCGCTTCCACAAGTTCAAAAGCATAAAGGCTCGGGACGTGGGTTGGAGTGTCCTGGACGTGGCCTTCACGCCTGACGGGAACCACTTCCTGTACTCCAGCTGGTCTGATTACA tTCATATCTGCAACATCTATGGGGAAGGAGACACACATACTGCCCTGGATTTAAG GCCAGACGAACGTCGCTTTGCTGTCTTCTCCATTGCTGTCTCCTCAGATGGACGAGAAGTACTAGGAGG AGCCAATGATGGCTGCCTATATGTCTTTGACCGAGAACAAAACCGGCGTACTCTTCAG ATTGAGTCTCACGAGGATGACGTGAATGCAGTGGCCTTTGCTGACATCAGCTCCCAGATCCTGTTCTCTGGGGGAGACGATGCTATCTGCAAAGTGTGGGATCGACGAACCATGAGGGAGGACGATCCCAAGCCTGTGGGTGCGCTGGCTGGACACCAGGATGGCATCACCTTTATTGACAGCAAG GGCGATGCCCGGTATCTCATCTCCAACTCCAAAGATCAGACCATTAAACTTTGGGATATCAGGCGCTTCTCCAGCCGGGAAGGCATGGAAGCCTCACGACTGGCTGCCACACAGCAAAACTGGGACTATCGCTGGCAGCAGGTGCCCAAGAAAG CCTGGAAGAAGTTGAAGCTCCCAGGGGACAGCTCCTTGATGAcctacagaggccatggagtgctTCACACCCTGATCCGCTGCCGATTCTCCCCAGCCCACAGCACCGGCCAGCAGTTCATCTACAGTGGCTGTTCTACTGGCAAAGTGGTTG TATATGACCTCTTAAGTGGCCACATTGTGAAGAAGCTGACCAATCACAAGGCCTGTGTGCGTGATGTCAGTTGGCATCCCTTTGAAGCAAAGATTGTCAGCAGTTCG TGGGATGGGAACCTACGTCTGTGGCAGTACCGCCAAGCTGAGTACTTCCAAGACGACATGACAGAGTCCGCCATGAACAGAATCTGTTCCAGTGGCCCTGCTCCGGTGCCCTGCCCATCTGTGGCCTTTTCCTCCCCTCAGTAG
- the Emc9 gene encoding ER membrane protein complex subunit 9 isoform X1, producing MGEVEISARAYGKMCLHASRYPHAAVNGLLLAPATRSGECLCLTDCVPLFHSHLALSVMLEVALNQVDVWGAQAGLVVAGYYHANAVLDDQSPGPLALKIAGRIAEFFPSAVLIMLDNKKLVTRPRVPPVIVLENQGLRWVPKDKNLVMWRDWEESRQMVGALLEGRAHRHLVDFDCHLDDIRQDWTNQQLNAQITQWSGSTDGNA from the exons ATGGGGGAGGTGGAGATCTCCGCCCGAGCCTATGGGAAGATGTGTCTGCACGCCTCTCGGTACCCACATGCTGCGGTCAATGGGTTGTTGCTGGCTCCCGCGACGCGGTCCGGAGAATGCCTCTGCCTCACCGACTGTGTGCCTCTCTTCCACAGCCATCTGGCTTTGTCCGTCATGCTGGAGGTCGCTCTCAACCAG GTGGATGTGTGGGGCGCGCAGGCCGGTCTGGTGGTAGCTGGGTACTACCATGCCAATGCGGTTTTGGATGATCAGAG CCCGGGGCCTCTGGCCTTGAAAATCGCTGGGCGAATTGCCGAGTTCTTCCCCAGTGCGGTGCTTATTATG CTGGATAATAAGAAACTGGTGACTCGGCCTCGTGTACCTCCAGTCATTGTCCTGGAGAACCAGGGTCTCCGGTGGGTGCCTAAGGACAAGAACTT AGTGATgtggagagactgggaggagtcCCGGCAGATGGTGGGCGCGCTGTTGGAGGGCCGAGCCCACCGGCATCTCGTGGACTTTGACTGCCACCTTGACGACATTCGTCAGGACTGGACCAACCAGCAGCTCAACGCTCAGATCACTCAATGGAGTGGTTCCACAGATGGGAATGCCTAA
- the Fitm1 gene encoding fat storage-inducing transmembrane protein 1 — translation MERGPTVGAGLGAGTRVRALLGCLVKVLLWVASALLYFGSEQAARLLGSPCLRRLYHAWLAAVVIFGPLLQFHVNSRTIFASHGNFFNIKFVNSAWGWTCTFLGGFVLLVVFLATRRVAATARHLSRLVVGAAVWRGAGRAFLLIEDLTGSCFEPLPQGLLLHELPDRKSCLAAGHQWRGYTVSSHTFLLTFCCLLMAEEAAVFAKYLAHGLPAGAPLRLVFLLNVLLLGLWNFLLLCTVIYFHQYTHKVVGAAVGTFAWYLTYGSWYHQPWSPGIPGHGLFPRSRSIRKHN, via the exons atGGAGCGGGGGCCGACggtgggggcagggctgggggcCGGGACCCGAGTCCGAGCCCTGCTGGGATGCCTGGTCAAGGTGCTGCTCTGGGTGGCCTCTGCCTTACTGTACTTTGGAAGTGAGCAAGCCGCCCGCCTCCTAGGCAGCCCTTGCTTACGGCGCCTCTACCATGCTTGGTTGGCAGCAGTGGTCATCTTTGGGCCCCTTCTGCAGTTTCACGTTAACTCTCGGACGATCTTCGCTAGCCACGGCAACTTCTTCAACAT AAAGTTTGTGAATTCAGCGTGGGGCTGGACATGCACCTTCCTGGGGGGCTTTGTGCTGCTGGTGGTGTTCCTGGCTACACGGCGTGTAGCGGCGACTGCCAGGCACCTGAGCCGTCTGGTGGTGGGGGCAGCGGTATGGCGGGGGGCCGGACGGGCCTTCCTCCTCATCGAGGACCTGACGGGTTCCTGCTTCGAGCCCCTGCCCCAGGGCCTGCTGCTGCACGAGCTGCCTGACCGCAAGAGTTGCCTGGCGGCCGGCCACCAGTGGCGGGGCTacactgtctcctcccacaccttccTCCTCACCTTCTGCTGCCTCCTCATGGCCGAGGAAGCCGCCGTGTTCGCCAAGTACCTGGCCCACGGGCTGCCAGCCGGCGCCCCGCTGCGGCTCGTTTTCCTGCTCAACGTGCTGCTGCTGGGTCTCTGGAACTTCCTGCTGCTCTGCACCGTCATCTATTTCCATCAGTACACCCACAAGGTGGTGGGCGCGGCGGTCGGCACGTTTGCCTGGTACCTCACCTATGGCAGCTGGTACCATCAGCCCTGGTCCCCTGGAATCCCGGGCCACGGGCTCTTCCCTCGATCCCGCTCAATCCGCAAGCAtaactga
- the Psme1 gene encoding proteasome activator complex subunit 1 has product MATLRVHPEAQAKVDVFREDLCSKTENLLGSYFPKKISELDAFLKEPALNEANLSNLKAPLDIPIPDPVKEKEKEERKKQQQKEEKDEKKKGDEDDKGPPCGPVNCNEKIVVLLQRLKPEIKDVTEQLNLVTTWLQLQIPRIEDGNNFGVAVQEKVFELMTSLHTKLEGFHTQISKYFSERGDAVAKAAKQPHVGDYRQLVQELDEAEYQEIRLMVMEIRNAYAVLYDIILKNFEKLKKPRGETKGMIY; this is encoded by the exons ATGGCCACACTGAGGGTCCATCCCGAAGCCCAAGCCAAG GTGGATGTGTTCCGGGAAGACCTGTGTAGCAAG ACAGAGAACCTGCTTGGGAGCTATTTTCCCAAGAAGATCTCAGAGTTGGATGCTTTCTTAAAG GAGCCAGCTCTCAATGAAGCCAACCTGAGCAATCTGAAGGCTCCGTTGGACATCCCAATACCTGATCCAgtcaaggagaaagagaaggaggagcgGAAGAAGCAACAGCAG aaggaggagaaggacgaAAAGAAGAAGGGGGACGAAGACGACAAAG GTCCTCCCTGTGGCCCAGTGAACTGCAATGAGAAGATTGTGGTTCTTCTGCAACGCCTGAAACCTGAGATCAAGGACGTCACTGAGCAGCTCAATCTG GTCACTACCTGGTTGCAGCTACAGATCCCTCGGATTGAGGATGGGAATAATTTCGGTGTGGCTGTCCAG GAAAAGGTGTTTGAGCTGATGACCAGCCTTCATACCAAGCTGGAAGGCTTCCACACGCAGATCTCAAA GTACTTCTCCGAGAGGGGTGACGCCGTGGCCAAAGCAGCCAAGCAGCCCCACGTG GGTGATTATCGGCAGCTGGTGCAGGAGCTGGACGAGGCAGAGTACCAGGAGATCCGTCTGATGGTCATGGAAATCCGTAATGCTtat GCTGTGTTGTACGACATCATCCTGAAGAACTTTGAGAAGCTCAAGAAGCCCCGTGGAGAAACAAAGGGAATGATCTATTGA
- the Dcaf11 gene encoding DDB1- and CUL4-associated factor 11 isoform X1: protein MGSRNSSSAGSGSLEPSEGLSRRGTGQRRSEEEEEEDEDVDLAQVLAYLLRRGQVRLVQGGGAANLQLIQALSDSEEEHDSAWDGRLGDRYNPPVDVTPDTRELEYNEIKTQVELATGRLGLRRTAQEHSFPRMLHQRERGLCHRGSFSLGEQSRVMSHFLPNDLSFTDTYSQKAFCGIYSKDGQIFMSACQDQTIRLYDCRYGRFHKFKSIKARDVGWSVLDVAFTPDGNHFLYSSWSDYIHICNIYGEGDTHTALDLRPDERRFAVFSIAVSSDGREVLGGANDGCLYVFDREQNRRTLQIESHEDDVNAVAFADISSQILFSGGDDAICKVWDRRTMREDDPKPVGALAGHQDGITFIDSKGDARYLISNSKDQTIKLWDIRRFSSREGMEASRLAATQQNWDYRWQQVPKKAWKKLKLPGDSSLMTYRGHGVLHTLIRCRFSPAHSTGQQFIYSGCSTGKVVVYDLLSGHIVKKLTNHKACVRDVSWHPFEAKIVSSSWDGNLRLWQYRQAEYFQDDMTESAMNRICSSGPAPVPCPSVAFSSPQ from the exons ATGGGATCGCGGAACAGCAGCAGCGCAGGGTCCGGGTCCTTAGAACCCTCCGAGGGCTTGTCCCGAAGAGGGACTGGCCAGCGTCGtagtgaggaagaagaagaagaggatgaagatGTGGATCTGGCCCAGGTACTGGCCTATCTCCTCCGCAG AGGCCAGGTGAGGCTGGTGCAAGGAGGAGGTGCCGCAAATTTACAACTCATCCAGGCCCTCTCGGACTCAGAGGAAGAGCATGACAGTGCCTGGGACGGTCGCCTTGGAGATCGCTACAACCCACCTG TGGATGTAACCCCTGACACCCGGGAGCTGGAATACAATGAGATCAAGACACAGGTGGAATTGGCCACGGGGCGGCTGGGACTTAGGAGGACTGCCCAGGAGCACAGCTTTCCTCGAATGTTACACCAG AGAGAACGGGGCCTCTGCCACCGGGGAAGCTTCTCCCTTGGAGAACAGTCTCGAGTGATGTCTCA cTTCTTGCCCAATGATCTAAGCTTCACTGATACCTACTCTCAGAAGGCTTTCTGCGGCATCTACAGCAAAGATGGCCAGATCTTCATGTCTGCTTGCCAAG ATCAGACAATCCGACTGTATGACTGTCGGTATGGCCGCTTCCACAAGTTCAAAAGCATAAAGGCTCGGGACGTGGGTTGGAGTGTCCTGGACGTGGCCTTCACGCCTGACGGGAACCACTTCCTGTACTCCAGCTGGTCTGATTACA tTCATATCTGCAACATCTATGGGGAAGGAGACACACATACTGCCCTGGATTTAAG GCCAGACGAACGTCGCTTTGCTGTCTTCTCCATTGCTGTCTCCTCAGATGGACGAGAAGTACTAGGAGG AGCCAATGATGGCTGCCTATATGTCTTTGACCGAGAACAAAACCGGCGTACTCTTCAG ATTGAGTCTCACGAGGATGACGTGAATGCAGTGGCCTTTGCTGACATCAGCTCCCAGATCCTGTTCTCTGGGGGAGACGATGCTATCTGCAAAGTGTGGGATCGACGAACCATGAGGGAGGACGATCCCAAGCCTGTGGGTGCGCTGGCTGGACACCAGGATGGCATCACCTTTATTGACAGCAAG GGCGATGCCCGGTATCTCATCTCCAACTCCAAAGATCAGACCATTAAACTTTGGGATATCAGGCGCTTCTCCAGCCGGGAAGGCATGGAAGCCTCACGACTGGCTGCCACACAGCAAAACTGGGACTATCGCTGGCAGCAGGTGCCCAAGAAAG CCTGGAAGAAGTTGAAGCTCCCAGGGGACAGCTCCTTGATGAcctacagaggccatggagtgctTCACACCCTGATCCGCTGCCGATTCTCCCCAGCCCACAGCACCGGCCAGCAGTTCATCTACAGTGGCTGTTCTACTGGCAAAGTGGTTG TATATGACCTCTTAAGTGGCCACATTGTGAAGAAGCTGACCAATCACAAGGCCTGTGTGCGTGATGTCAGTTGGCATCCCTTTGAAGCAAAGATTGTCAGCAGTTCG TGGGATGGGAACCTACGTCTGTGGCAGTACCGCCAAGCTGAGTACTTCCAAGACGACATGACAGAGTCCGCCATGAACAGAATCTGTTCCAGTGGCCCTGCTCCGGTGCCCTGCCCATCTGTGGCCTTTTCCTCCCCTCAGTAG
- the Dcaf11 gene encoding DDB1- and CUL4-associated factor 11 isoform X3 has product MKMWIWPRGQVRLVQGGGAANLQLIQALSDSEEEHDSAWDGRLGDRYNPPVDVTPDTRELEYNEIKTQVELATGRLGLRRTAQEHSFPRMLHQRERGLCHRGSFSLGEQSRVMSHFLPNDLSFTDTYSQKAFCGIYSKDGQIFMSACQDQTIRLYDCRYGRFHKFKSIKARDVGWSVLDVAFTPDGNHFLYSSWSDYIHICNIYGEGDTHTALDLRPDERRFAVFSIAVSSDGREVLGGANDGCLYVFDREQNRRTLQIESHEDDVNAVAFADISSQILFSGGDDAICKVWDRRTMREDDPKPVGALAGHQDGITFIDSKGDARYLISNSKDQTIKLWDIRRFSSREGMEASRLAATQQNWDYRWQQVPKKAWKKLKLPGDSSLMTYRGHGVLHTLIRCRFSPAHSTGQQFIYSGCSTGKVVVYDLLSGHIVKKLTNHKACVRDVSWHPFEAKIVSSSWDGNLRLWQYRQAEYFQDDMTESAMNRICSSGPAPVPCPSVAFSSPQ; this is encoded by the exons atgaagatGTGGATCTGGCCCAG AGGCCAGGTGAGGCTGGTGCAAGGAGGAGGTGCCGCAAATTTACAACTCATCCAGGCCCTCTCGGACTCAGAGGAAGAGCATGACAGTGCCTGGGACGGTCGCCTTGGAGATCGCTACAACCCACCTG TGGATGTAACCCCTGACACCCGGGAGCTGGAATACAATGAGATCAAGACACAGGTGGAATTGGCCACGGGGCGGCTGGGACTTAGGAGGACTGCCCAGGAGCACAGCTTTCCTCGAATGTTACACCAG AGAGAACGGGGCCTCTGCCACCGGGGAAGCTTCTCCCTTGGAGAACAGTCTCGAGTGATGTCTCA cTTCTTGCCCAATGATCTAAGCTTCACTGATACCTACTCTCAGAAGGCTTTCTGCGGCATCTACAGCAAAGATGGCCAGATCTTCATGTCTGCTTGCCAAG ATCAGACAATCCGACTGTATGACTGTCGGTATGGCCGCTTCCACAAGTTCAAAAGCATAAAGGCTCGGGACGTGGGTTGGAGTGTCCTGGACGTGGCCTTCACGCCTGACGGGAACCACTTCCTGTACTCCAGCTGGTCTGATTACA tTCATATCTGCAACATCTATGGGGAAGGAGACACACATACTGCCCTGGATTTAAG GCCAGACGAACGTCGCTTTGCTGTCTTCTCCATTGCTGTCTCCTCAGATGGACGAGAAGTACTAGGAGG AGCCAATGATGGCTGCCTATATGTCTTTGACCGAGAACAAAACCGGCGTACTCTTCAG ATTGAGTCTCACGAGGATGACGTGAATGCAGTGGCCTTTGCTGACATCAGCTCCCAGATCCTGTTCTCTGGGGGAGACGATGCTATCTGCAAAGTGTGGGATCGACGAACCATGAGGGAGGACGATCCCAAGCCTGTGGGTGCGCTGGCTGGACACCAGGATGGCATCACCTTTATTGACAGCAAG GGCGATGCCCGGTATCTCATCTCCAACTCCAAAGATCAGACCATTAAACTTTGGGATATCAGGCGCTTCTCCAGCCGGGAAGGCATGGAAGCCTCACGACTGGCTGCCACACAGCAAAACTGGGACTATCGCTGGCAGCAGGTGCCCAAGAAAG CCTGGAAGAAGTTGAAGCTCCCAGGGGACAGCTCCTTGATGAcctacagaggccatggagtgctTCACACCCTGATCCGCTGCCGATTCTCCCCAGCCCACAGCACCGGCCAGCAGTTCATCTACAGTGGCTGTTCTACTGGCAAAGTGGTTG TATATGACCTCTTAAGTGGCCACATTGTGAAGAAGCTGACCAATCACAAGGCCTGTGTGCGTGATGTCAGTTGGCATCCCTTTGAAGCAAAGATTGTCAGCAGTTCG TGGGATGGGAACCTACGTCTGTGGCAGTACCGCCAAGCTGAGTACTTCCAAGACGACATGACAGAGTCCGCCATGAACAGAATCTGTTCCAGTGGCCCTGCTCCGGTGCCCTGCCCATCTGTGGCCTTTTCCTCCCCTCAGTAG
- the Psme2 gene encoding proteasome activator complex subunit 2, with amino-acid sequence MAKPCGVRLSGEARKQVDVFRQNLFQEADDFLCTFLPRKIISLSQLLQEDSLNVADLSSLRAPLDIPIPDPPPKDDEMETDKQEKKEVPKCGFLPGNEKLLALLALVKPEVWTLKEKCILVITWIQHLIPKIEDGNDFGVAIQEKVLERVNAVKTKVEAFQTTISKYFSERGDAVAKASKDTHVMDYRALVHERDEAAYGALRAMVLDLRAFYAELYHIISSNLEKIVNPKGEEKPSMY; translated from the exons ATGGCCAAGCCTTGTGGGGTTCGCTTGAGTGGAGAAGCCCGTAAACAG GTGGATGTCTTCAGACAAAATCTTTTCCAAGAG GCCGATGACTTCCTCTGTACTTTCTTGCCACGGAAAATCATATCCCTGAGTCAGCTCTTGCAA GAGGATTCCCTCAATGTGGCCGACCTCTCCTCCCTCCGGGCCCCTCTGGACATCCCTATCCCAGATCCCCCACCCAAGGATGATGAG ATGGAAACAGACaagcaggagaagaaagaag TCCCCAAATGTGGCTTCCTCCCTGGGAATGAGAAGCTTctggccctgcttgctctggTTAAGCCAGAAGTCTGGACTCTCAAAGAGAAGTGCATCCTG GTAATCACGTGGATCCAGCACCTGATCCCCAAAATCGAGGATGGAAATGATTTTGGGGTGGCCATTCAG GAGAAGGTGCTGGAGAGAGTGAATGCTGTCAAGACCAAAGTAGAAGCTTTCCAGACAACCATTTCCAA GTACTTCTCAGAACGTGGGGATGCTGTAGCCAAGGCCTCCAAGGACACCCATGTA ATGGATTACCGGGCCTTGGTGCACGAGCGAGATGAAGCGGCCTACGGGGCGCTCAGGGCCATGGTGCTGGACCTGAGGGCCTTCTAT GCTGAGCTTTATCACATCATCAGCAGCAACCTAGAGAAAATTGTCAACCCAAAGGGCGAAGAAAAGCCATCTATGTACTGA
- the Emc9 gene encoding ER membrane protein complex subunit 9 isoform X2: protein MGEVEISARAYGKMCLHASRYPHAAVNGLLLAPATRSGECLCLTDCVPLFHSHLALSVMLEVALNQVDVWGAQAGLVVAGYYHANAVLDDQSPGPLALKIAGRIAEFFPSAVLIMLDNKKLVTRPRVPPVIVLENQGLRVMWRDWEESRQMVGALLEGRAHRHLVDFDCHLDDIRQDWTNQQLNAQITQWSGSTDGNA, encoded by the exons ATGGGGGAGGTGGAGATCTCCGCCCGAGCCTATGGGAAGATGTGTCTGCACGCCTCTCGGTACCCACATGCTGCGGTCAATGGGTTGTTGCTGGCTCCCGCGACGCGGTCCGGAGAATGCCTCTGCCTCACCGACTGTGTGCCTCTCTTCCACAGCCATCTGGCTTTGTCCGTCATGCTGGAGGTCGCTCTCAACCAG GTGGATGTGTGGGGCGCGCAGGCCGGTCTGGTGGTAGCTGGGTACTACCATGCCAATGCGGTTTTGGATGATCAGAG CCCGGGGCCTCTGGCCTTGAAAATCGCTGGGCGAATTGCCGAGTTCTTCCCCAGTGCGGTGCTTATTATG CTGGATAATAAGAAACTGGTGACTCGGCCTCGTGTACCTCCAGTCATTGTCCTGGAGAACCAGGGTCTCCG AGTGATgtggagagactgggaggagtcCCGGCAGATGGTGGGCGCGCTGTTGGAGGGCCGAGCCCACCGGCATCTCGTGGACTTTGACTGCCACCTTGACGACATTCGTCAGGACTGGACCAACCAGCAGCTCAACGCTCAGATCACTCAATGGAGTGGTTCCACAGATGGGAATGCCTAA